The following is a genomic window from Methanoplanus sp. FWC-SCC4.
GCCGGCTTTTTTGCAAATGATTGTCGGGAAAATATTTTGACTGGATTCATCTGGAAAAAAGATAAATTATTTTTTGGTGGATACAATTTTTATGACGTCACCGTTTTTGAGTTCATGACTTTCCTTAATTCTCATTTTTGTCTTTGCGTCTATTGCATACAAAAATCCGTCCCCTATGTCTGAATGCACCTGGTATGCAAGGTCATGCGGTGTTGACCCGCGTTTCATCAAAAAGGCATCCGGAAGAACCCTGTCTTTTCCGTCACAGTATTTGTTCTCATCTTCAACCGGGAAAACCACAATTAAATCAAGAAGATCAAATATGACTCCGTTTATTGCCTGCTGAACACCTGTTCCGCCAAAGGTTTTGATGACTTCCCGTATTGCCTCAAGACCTTTTCTCTGTGCATCGTTTAACTTTTCAGGATTTTTTATTGTAAAGTCAGGATCTCCTGCCACATAGTCAATGAAACCTGCTTCCGCTGCTTTTTTAATGGCAAGCTCTCCTGCCGCACTTGCAAAAGAGATATCATTCTCTTTTAGGGATTTTAGAATTTCCTTTGGAGCATTGTCAGCCTTGTTTGCAACAACCCTAAATGGTTTTGAGATGTTTACGAGCTCTTCGCAGAATTTAATGAGCTCTTCGTCAGAACATGACTTCAGGTTTATATTTGCGTTTCTCTCAGCATCCTCCACATTCTCATATGTAATTGAAAGGCCTGCGAGCTGATCGGCGATGGCGTCAATAATTGAGAATGTCTTTGCCTGTGCTGATCTCTGGAGTCTCTGCCAGTTTTTCTCAAGAAGACCATAAACCCACATGGTCATCTCATGTTCGATGAAACCTATGTCATCAGCCGGGTTGTGAGAGCCGTGATCGACCGGATTTCCTTCTGCATCGGTTGAGCCGCTGCCGTCAATAATATGGATAATTGCATCAGCCTGTCTGAGAT
Proteins encoded in this region:
- a CDS encoding redox-regulated ATPase YchF codes for the protein MINIAIAGKPNCGKSTFFAAATMAPAEIANYPFTTIDANNGVAYVRINCPCKELGIDNCEACDDGVRFVQIGLIDVAGLVPDAHKGKGLGNQFLDNLRQADAIIHIIDGSGSTDAEGNPVDHGSHNPADDIGFIEHEMTMWVYGLLEKNWQRLQRSAQAKTFSIIDAIADQLAGLSITYENVEDAERNANINLKSCSDEELIKFCEELVNISKPFRVVANKADNAPKEILKSLKENDISFASAAGELAIKKAAEAGFIDYVAGDPDFTIKNPEKLNDAQRKGLEAIREVIKTFGGTGVQQAINGVIFDLLDLIVVFPVEDENKYCDGKDRVLPDAFLMKRGSTPHDLAYQVHSDIGDGFLYAIDAKTKMRIKESHELKNGDVIKIVSTKK